Below is a genomic region from Paraburkholderia phenazinium.
GGATCGCACACGTCGGCCAGCACGGCGGCCGCGAACTTCAGCACTTCGTCGCCCTGCCAGTAGCCGTACTGGTCGTTAAAGGGCTTGAAATGGTTCAGGTCGACATAGCAGGCGTAGAACCCCGCGTCGTGGCCGAGCAGCCGCGTGATGTGCGAGCTGATCGGAATGTTGCCGGGCAGGAAGGTCAGCGGATTCGCGTAGCGCGCCGCTTCGATGCGCACTTCGGTGACCGCACGCACCAGGTTCTCGCCGGTGCCGAGGCCCGCGTATTTACCGTTGTCGGTGATGACGAAGCCATCGGCGAGATACCGCTGGTCGTCGCTCGCTAGCAGCTTGGCCATCTGTTCGACCGTCATCGATTTTTCGATGATCACCGGCGATGCGTTCGCAAACAGCAGGCAGGGGCGCTTGCCGAACAGCTCGCGGTGGTACGGCAACGCGTAGCGCTCCATGAAGGCGCGCCGGTTGATCAACGCCACTGGCTCGTCGTTTTCGACCACGGCGACCGCGTGCAGATCAGGCAAGCGGTTGAACAGTTCGAGCACCTCGTTGTTGGTGGCCTCGCGCGGCAACGCAGGCGCATGCACCATCATCTTGGCCGACGCCATGCCGCCCGAAGGTGATGCGCTGACCGCGCGCGTCGCTTCCGGAAACACGGCAATGTGCCCGGCGCGAATCGCCTTGCGGGCGTCGTCCGTCACCATGCGGGCAGGCTTTGCATTAGGGCGGCCGAAGAAATAACCCTGCCCGCAGTTGATGCCCATGTCGCGCAGCACGATCAGATCCGCTTCGTTTTCGATGCCCTCGGCTACCAGCTTTGCGCCGCTCGCGCTGGCGAACTGCTGCATGGCGCGCACGGCCTCGAACTTCAGCGGGTCACTCGCGATGTCGTGAATAAAAAACCGGTCGATCTTCACGACGTCCGGCCGCAGGCGCACCCACAGATTCATGCTGGCATTCGCGGTGCCATAGTCGTCGAGCGCGAATTGCGCGCCGGCTGTGCGCAAGCTCGTCAGTGCCGACAGGAACTGGCCGATGTCGGGAATCGCGCTTTGTTCCGTCAGCTCGATCACGATGCGCTCTGGGTCCACGCCCGCTTGCCGCAGCAGCCCGAGGGTATCCTCGCGTGCCTCGGCGAGCTGGCGCAGCGCACCCGCGCTGAAATTCAGAAACAGCTTGCCCTCGCAGGCCGACTGCGCGAATGCCCGCACGCAGATGAGCGCGGCGGCGCGCTCCAGTTCGAGCACGCGGCCCTCGGTGTTTGCCAAGGCGAACAACGCGAATGGTGTCTCCAGCGGCGAGCCGGCAGGTCCGCGAATCAGCCCTTCGTAGCCCAGGATCGCCCCGTCGTCGAAATCCACGATCGGTTGAAATACTGCGGACAAATCACGCCGGGCGATCAAATCCTCGATGCTGGGCGCGGCAGAACGAGGGGGCGAGCGAAGTGGCATGGCATTCGGCCAAAGCGGTGAACCGTCGGCTTATCGGCAACGCCGCAGGGAAATTAAGTGAATTTTTAATGACAAGACGCACTGACGTGGTGCGCCCGCGCCGTATCCTGGCGCGGGTCGGAATGGAATCCGGTTCACCCGGCCGTCTTGTTTGCATTGCGCCTATGCCATCAGGCCAGGGCGACGGCGCGAGCATTTCGGCGTGAAATAGCGGAAAAGCCGCGCGAAGGCGGCTTTGTTCAGACAGGCTCAGGGAGGGCGCTTTATGAATCTTTTGTTCGACAGGTTTGGCGCGTTAGCGTCGCGCAACGGCCGCCGCGGGGTGGTCCTCTGCGGCCGCGCGAGTTTCAGCGCTCGTATCGCGCGCGCCCCAGCGCTGCGCGAGAGCGGCGCATACCATCAGCTGGATCTGGTGAAACAGCATCAGCGGCAGCACGGCAGCCCCCACCGCGTGCGAAGCAAAGATGACCTTTGCCATCGGCACGCCGGAGGCGAGACTCTTTTTCGAACCGCAGAAGATGATGGTGATCTGGTCCGCGCGATTAAAGCCGAGCCGTTTGCTCGTGAACATCGTGACGGCCAGCGCAAGCGCCAGCAGTACAGCATTGATGAGCACGAGGCCACCCAGTGCGCCCAGCGAGGTATGGCGCCACAGGCCTTCCGTGACGGCCTCGCTGAAGGCGCCGTACACCACCAGCAGGATCGAACCCTGATCGACGAACTTCGTCACGCTGCGATGGCGCTCAATCCACTTGCCGAGAATCGGCCGCAGCAACTGCCCCGCCACGAACGGCACCAGCAGTTGCAGCACGATATTCCAGACCGTGTGCCATGCGGACGTGCCGCCGGCCGCCTGGTTCGTGACGACCAGGCTGACGAGCGCCGGCGTAATGAAGATACCGAGCAGGCTCGAAGCCGAGGCGCTGCACACGGCAGCCGGCACATTGCCTTTGGCAATCGAAGTGAACGCGATGGACGACTGGACCGTCGATGGCAGCGTACAGAGGAAGAGGACGCCGGCGTAGAGCGCAGGCGTAACAAGGGGCGAAAGGAGCGGTTTGAGCGCGAGCCCGAGCAATGGAAACAGCGCAAACGTGCTTAGCAGGACGACGATATGCAGACGCCAATGGGTCGCGCCCGCCACGATCGCTTCGCGTGAGAGCTTGGCGCCGTGCAGAAAAAACAGCAGCCCGACGGCGAAATTCGTCAGCCAGTTGAACCAGACGGCTGCCTGCCCGTGCACGGGCAGCAGGCTGGCGAAGATCACCGTGCCGACGAGGCACAATGTGAAGTTATCGGGAAGCAGTTTCGGGCGAGCCATTTCGCAATCTCAACTCAATTCGGGTGATGCGGGTAACGCGGAAATACAGACACGCGTGCGTGGCGGCACGTGGCGTTCGCTGTAGGGGGAAGGGACCATTAATAGCGGATCGTGATTAAAAAATCAAATTCATTTGCGGAATCGATTGATGAGGATTGCGCTTCTGAGGCGTGTCGAAACCCGCCTGGCGGAGCGGCTGCGCGGGGGTATTTCGGGGCGTTCCAGCTGGTAATCAGGAGGCCCTGATTTGCCCCTTGCGCAAGACGTTTGTCGCGCAAAAACGTCGCAGTAACATGGTGTTACAACGCAGTGTCAGGCCTAACACTTTTTGGCTCGACACCCCTCCGACCGACCCATAAATTACTGCTCAAAGGCCAATGGGATGCATAAGTTGCGGATCGACCGCAGCGGGTACGCAAATCCTGGAACAAGCCTCGCCGCAGCTCGAACGGCGGGCTTCAGGCGGGTCTTCGGGCAGGTGAATCATGGTGGACGCAGGGTTGTGGAGAACCAGGCATTGGGTGTTGGGCGCAGTCTTGACTGTGCTGTGTTCGCTCGCCTGTGCCAGAGGGCCGCAAGTACCGCATGGCGGTGGCTTCGGCGGCGGGTTCGCTCATGCCGGCGCTCAGCATAATGCGCGTGCTTACGACGCTCGCGCCGAGCGTGGCGCATCAGTTGAGCGCAACGCCCGGGTCGCGCGCAGCGCGGGTACACCGCATGGCGGCTACACCAACGGGCAATCATCACGCGTTGCCGGCAACGGCGCCGGTGGCTACGGCGGCTACAGGGGCGACGCCCGCGCGGATCCGCGCGGCGGATTCCAGTACGCCGGCGCGATTACCACCGTGAGCACCGAGGTTCGCTCGGTGCCACGTCCGCCCGAGGACGAAACGATGGTGCGCGCCGGTTCGATCCGCGCCGACGTTGCGCGCTATAACGAAGAGCGCGGCGCCACTCGACCCGTCCCGCGCCCGCCGGAGTATATGAACCGGCCGCCGGGGCAGTCGCCCTACCGCAACTAGCCTTTTCCTGAACGCTCCTCGTTGACTCCTGCGCGCTCCGCTCGCTCGAGACCGGTCGTCCTGCGCGCCGTCACGAGAACGGCATCGCCAGCCACTTTCTCCTGCTTTCAATCTGTCAGCTAACCTGCGCCCGGTCATACCGTGCGTTGTCTGCCCGTCCAAGTGACGTATGCACGCCACACTTTCATGACAGCACGACGCACGGCACCTTACTGAACCTTCAAATTTTGTCCTTCACCGGGCCGGCCGTCATCGGCGCGGTCCCTGATCCGTTATCTGTCTTTGCGCTGCAGTCCTGGCGGGCCTTGCAGCCCGTTGCGGGGCGAGATATCCCGTGGTGCGGGCGAAAGCCAATCGCGCTTTATCAGTCCGATAAACGACAAAACTAATCGGACCGATATACCGGCAATAACAACCCATATTTTTGTCCACAAAAATGGTCCGCAAAGATGGTCCCGCCCAGATTAACTCGTTGATCTAACGGACGACCGAGAAACCGTTAGCGCGAGCTTCCCCGCCGCACAGCAGCCACACCCTTTTGACAAAGACAGGAGAACCCATGAATACAAATTTCCGCCGTGCGCTCAATACGACTCTCAAGACCAGCGTCATCGCTTGCCTGCTGGCCGGGGGCGCATCGTCGGCGTTCGCGCAATCGAGCGTGCAACTTTATGGTCAGGTCGACGAATGGGTCGGCGACCAGAAATTCCCGGACGGCAAGGGCGCAGCAGAAGTGTCGGGCGGCGGTATGTCGACCTCCTACTGGGGCTTGAAGGGGGCGGAGGATCTGGGCAACGGCTACAAGGCGATCTTCACTCTGGAAGGCTTCTTCCTCGCGCAGAACGGCGCTTACGGCCGCTTCACGGGCGATACGTTCTTTTCGCGTAACGCGTATGTCGGTATCGAATCGCCGTACGGCACGGTCACGGCCGGACGTCTGACCACGCCGCTGTTCGTCTCGACGATCCTGTTCAACCCGTTCGTCGACTCGTACGAATTCTCGCCGATGGTGTGGCATACGTACCTCGGCCTCGGCACCTTCCCGACGTACAACACTGACCAGGGTGTGGCCGGCGATTCGGGCTGGAACAATGCGGTGGAATATTCGTCACCGAACTTCAACGGCTTTAGCGCCAACGTCATGTATGCCCTGGGCAATACGGCGGGTGAGAACGGCGCGAAGAAGTGGAGCGCCCAGTTCCTGTACTTCCACGGCGCGTTCGCGGCAACCGGCGTTTATCAGTACGTGAACTTCAACGACGCCCCGGGCGATCTGACCAGCCTCGCACAAAGCGTGGGGCTCGCGAGCATGAAGAGCCAGAGCGTCGCTCAGTTGGGCCTGTCCTACGACCTGAAGTACGTCAAGTTCTTCGGCCAGTACATGTACACGTACAACGCACAGGACATCGGCAGCTGGCACGTGAACACCGCACAAGGCGGCGTGACGGTTCCAGCGGGCCCCGGCTCGATCATGGCGTCGTTCGCGTACTCGCGCGACGGCAGCGGTCTGGACCAGACGCGTCAGACGGCTGCAATTGGATATGACTATCCGCTGTCCAAGCGCACCGATGTCTACGCGGCTTATATGTACGATCACTTCACCAGCCAGACCTCGGGCCAGACCTACGGCGTGGGTATCCGCACGAAGTTCTGACCGGTTCGGGTCGCCACGCGTTTCGTTGTGCTTTGCAAACCCCGCCTTCGGAAGAAGGCGGGGTTTATCTTTTTAGCTTTATTAATTGGCACCTCAGGCGGAGGTTTGCTGACGCTGCTTTGATAAAGACGGCAAAATGGCGTCGATTGATTCCTCTCGTGAGCGATTGCCATGGATACCCTCGTCAGCATGAAAGTGTTTCGCCATGTCGTCGAAGTGGGCAGCTTCGTCGGCGCGGCCGAGCGCATGGAGATGTCCGCGGCGATGGCGAGCAAACACGTGATGCATCTGGAACAGCAGCTCGGCGCGCGCCTGCTCAATCGCACCACGCGGCGCGTCGCCCCGACCGAGGCGGGGCGCGAGTACTACGAGCGTTTGAGTCAGGTGCTGACCGAACTCGACGAAGCCGGGCAGGCGGTCGGCGCCGCGAGTATCGTGCCGCAGGGGCGTCTGCGGGTGTCGTCGCTATCGGCGTTCGGTCTGAGTCACGTGATGAGCGCAGTGGCCGACTATGCGGCGCAGTATCCGCAGGTCACCGTGGATATGACCTTGTCGGACCGCGTAGTCGAATTGATCGACGAGGGTTTCGATGTCGCGATCCGGGCCTCGCCGCACGGCCTGAAGTCGTCCTCGCTGATCGCGCGGCAGATTGCTACCGCGCACCTCGTCCTGTGCGCTTCGCCGGAGTATCTGCGCCGGCATGGCACGCCGAAGAAACGGGCCGATCTGTCGCGGCACAACTATCTGCAGTACGCCGGTGTATCGGCGCCGGATTTCGTTACGTCCAACGGCGATGGCGGGGCGCGCGTCAGTCTGTCCGGCAACCTGATCGTCAATCAGCTGGAAGCGCAGCGCGTGCTTGTGCTGCAAGGCGCGGGGATCGCCATGCTCGGGACCGAGGTGATCGGCGACGATCTCGCTACCGGCCGTCTGCTGCCGCTGCTGGTTGCCGAGTCGCTGCCGCGCGAGCTGCCCATTCACCTCGTGTATGCGAGCCGGCGCCATCTATCGGCGAAGGTGCGCTCGTTCGTCGATTTTTTTGCGGCGCGTTTTGCCAACGAGGCGCTGTGGCCATCGCTCGAGCAGATCAAGGCGCTGGCCGTCAGCTAAGCGCCGCGCTCACCGGTCAACGCGCGATCCCGAGCCGCGCCTTCGCGTCGTCGTATTCCTTCTTCAGACGCTCGACCAGTTCGCCGACGCTCGGCACGTCGTCCATCAGACCGACGCCCTGGCCTGCGCCCCAGATGTCTTTCCACGCCTTGGCCTTGTCGCTGCCGAAATTCATCGCGGTCTTGTCCGAAGCCGGCAGCGCATCCGGATCGAGTCCGGCATTGACGATGCTTTCGCGGATGTAGTTGCCGTGCACACCGGTGAACAGGTTGGTGTAGATGATGTCCGAGGCGCTCGAGTTGACGATCGCATGCTTGTAGCTTTCCACCGCATGCGCTTCCTGGGTCGCGATAAAGCGCGTGCCCATATATGCGAGGTCTGCGCCCATCGCTTGCGCAGCGAGGATCGAGCCGCCGTTGGCAATCGCGCCGGACAGCACGATCGGGCCGTCGAAAATACGCCGCACTTCACCCACCAGCGCAAACGGGGAGGTCGTGCCTGCGTGGCCGCCCGCCCCCGCTGCGACCAGAATCAGGCCGTCGACACCCGCTTCCAGCGCCTTCTGAGCGTGACGGATGTTGATCACGTCGTGCAGCACGATGCCGCCGTAGCTATGCACCGCGTCGACGATTTCCTTGGCCGGTGCACGCAGGCTGGTGATGAAAATCGGCACCTTATGTTCGACGCATACGCGCACGTCGTGCTCGAGCCGCACGTTCGACTGATGGACGATCTGGTTGACGGCGATCGGCCCGATCACGGCGTCCGGATGGGCTGCCTTGTGTTCGGCGAGCGACGCCTGGATCTGCGTGAGCCATTCGTCGAGCAACTCGGCAGGCCGTGCATTCAAGGCCGGGAACGAGCCGACGATCCCGGCCTTGCATTGCGCGAGAACCAGATCGGGGTAACTGACGATGAACATCGGCGAGGCAACAACGGGCAGCGCAAGGTGCTGCAGGACGGCGGGCAATGCCATGGCGCAAGTCTCCTATCAGGCGAGCCGGCGTGCGTCGAACGCCCGGCATATGTGAAGTGTAGTGGCACAGGACGCAGCGTGAGTCGGTGATGGCTGCTGCGCGTGTTGTGCGACTTGCGTTCGGAATCCAGCGGGCTCCATGAAGCCCGCGCAGTTTTCGAACGATCGTTCGATTATAGGCGAATGGCCGCCCGATTGCAGCGATGGTGCAGTTGGAGGAAGTGTTCAGGTTCTACGCTTACGTGCCCTATACCACCCCGTATGGACACACAGCGCTCCTACAATGCTTTCACGAACAACGACAAGAGACTCTCGCTATGCCCTTCGAGGATTTCACGCCCTTCCGGGTCGCCGCGGGCGACGTCGACATTTACGGGGTCAAGGGCGGGGCAGGGCCGCCTCTCTTGCTGTTGCATGGCCATCCGCAGACGCACCTGATCTGGCATCGGTGCGCCGCGCAACTCGCACAGCATTTCACCGTGATCGCCACCGACCTGCGTGGCTACGGCGCCTCGGCGAAACCGGCCAGCGACGCCACTCACGCGGCATATTCCAAACGGGCGATGGCGGCGGATCAGGTCGCGGTGATGCGTCACTTCGGCCATGAACGCTTTCTGGTCTGCGCCCATGATCGCGGCGCACGGGTCGCACACCGGATGGCGCTCGATCATCCGGAAGCGGTCGAACGTCTGATGCTGCTCGATATTGCGCCGACGCTCGCCATGTACGAAGCCACCGACCGCACCTTTGCCACGCTGTATTTCCACTGGTTCTTCCTGATCCAGCCGGAGCCGCTGCCGGAGACGCTGATCGGCGCCAATCCGGACGTCTACGTCGAACGTGTGATGGGCAGCCGCCACGCCGGATTGACGCCGTTCGCCCCCGAGGCGCTCGACGCCTATCGCAGCTCGCTGCGGCAGCCAGGTGCGGTGCATGCGATGTGCGAGGACTACCGCGCGTCGGCGACCATCGACCTCGACCATGATCGCGCTGACATCGAACGTGGCCACAAGATTGGCTGCCCGCTGCGCGTGCTGTGGGGCGAGGAGGGTGTGATCGAGAAGTGTTTCGAGCCGCTCGCGGAATGGCGCCGGGTGGCGCGCGATGTCAGCGGGCGGGCGTTGCCGTGCGGGCATTACATCCCCGAGGAAGCGCCAGCGGAACTGGTCCCGGAGATGCTCTCCTTTTTCGAGGCCGTCGAGCAGTAGCCGGGTCGCGCTCAGCCTAGCGGCGGCAGCCTGCGCGCGACCGGCGTCGACTTGATGATGGCGGTGCTGGTTTCCGCGCGCTCCGTCACCTTCGACAGGATTTCGTCGAGCTGCTCGATCGAATGCAGGTACAGACGGCAGACAAAACAGTCGTCGCCGGTCACCTTGTCGCACTCCACGAACTCCGGAATACGGCGGATCACGTCTTCGACCAGATGTAACTGTCCGGGCAACGGCTTCACCCGCACGATTGCCTGCAGCGTGTAGCCGAGCGCGCGCGGATCGATCTGCACGGTGAAGCGCTCGATTACACCTTGAGTCTCGAGCCGCCGCAGACGTTCGGCGGTACTGGGTGCGGACAAGCCGACCCGCCGCGCCAGTTCGCTGACCGGCTGGCGGGCATCTTCCGCGAGCGCCGCCAGCAGCGCCCGATCGGTATCGTCGAGCGTAGCGGGGGGATTGGTTGTAAGGCGATTTGCCATGATTGCCTTCGATTCTTAGGTCCGCGCAATTGAATGCCTAAGTTTAGCCATATATTCAATCATCCGGATTAAATACACTGACTCTCAGGTGATCAATCCTGGGAGAGCGAAGATGGCTGCCGATGAAATGCGCGGGAGCGCCACCGGCCGCGGGGCGGCGGAGATGACCGTGGCGATGCTGATGTCAGGGACAATCGGCTGGCTGGTCGTGTCGTCGCAACAGAGCGCGTTCAACGTGGTGTTTTTTCGTTGCGTGTTCGGTGGCGCCACTTTGGCCCTCGTCTGCGCCGCGTTAGGGCTGTTCCGCCGCAATCTTTTCTCCTGGCGCATGCTGGGTCTCGCAGCGCTCGGCGGTGTAGCGATCGTCATCAACTGGGTGCTGCTGTTTGCCGCGTATTCGCGCGCGTCGATTTCGATGGCCACCGCTGTCTACAACACGCAGCCATTCATGCTGGTCGCGCTCGGTGCGGTCGTGTTCCGCGAACGCATCACTGCCTCGACGATTGCATGGCTGCTGGTGGCGTTCGGTGGCCTCGTGCTGGTCGTGCGGGTTGAGCCCGCCGTGCTCGCGATGCCGGGCCGGTACCTTGAAGGAATTGCCTATGCGGTTGGTGCGGCGGCCATGTACGCGGTGTCGTCGATCATCACCAAACATCTGAAAGGCACGCCACCGCATCTGATCGCGCTGATTCAGGTGGGGCTTGGCGTGCTGATGCTCGCTCCGTTCGTACGCTTCGATGCGCTGCCTACCACGGGCGCACATTGGCTTGAACTCATGACGCTCGGCATCGTGAACACCGGCATCATGTATGTGCTGCTCTACGGGGCGATCCAGAAGTTGCCGACTGCGATGACCGGCGCACTCTCGTTCATCTATCCGGTTGTCGCGATCATTGTCGATCGCGTTGCATTCGGCCAGAAGCTCGCATGGGTGCAGGTGTTCGGCGCCGTGCTGATTCTGCTAGCCGCTGCGGGCGTCAACCTCGGCTGGCGCCTCGTACCGCAGCGCCGTTATTCACCGACCTGAGTCGCCGTGCCCCCGTGCCGTGGGATGATAGTGTCAACCTTTTGTAGGGAAATCACCGATGCGGCCAAAAAACCCGCGCAGGTATCATTTGCACAGACGATGATCACGTCGACCGAATTCTGCCGCTCGCCATTTATGGCGAGCGGCTTTCTTTTTTTGCGCGGCGGCTTTTGACGTTTGTTGAGCGGCGATGCCTACGTTCCCCTTAACGCTTTCTTCGGAGCTGATCACGCGCTACTTGTGACGGTGCCGCGTGCGACAACGCGCTCACCGTCCACCGCCAACGGACCTCCCTGCACTGCCAGTTCTTCGATCAGTCCACGCAAAAGAGCCGGCCATTCGCCGCGCGGTCTGAGCATGGCGGCAGCGGCGCGCATCGTGCTGGCGCTGTCGAGCATGCGTGCGAGCGCATCGAAGGTCATGGTCCGCACTTCGAGCAGTTTGAACACGATCAGCACCTTCAATGCATTCTTCGCGTTGCGCGCCGGATCGGCACGCAACCATGCGACCCGCGAAAACGCCCGCTCCAGCGCCTGCGCAACGTTCGTGAACGGCGCGCCGTGACCCGGAATCACCATGCGGACGTCTAACGTGGCGATAGTTTCCAGCACGGCCTGTTCTTCCGCAAAGCCGCTTTCGCCATCGAGTTCCGGAAAGATCACGCCGAAACCGTTTTCCCATAGCGCGTCTGCACTGATCAGCAGGCGTTCTTCCGCGCAATAGAGCATCAGCGAGTGTGGATCGTGTCCGGGTGCGCCGAGCACCTCCCAGTCGAGCGCGCCGAGCCTGAGGCGCATGCCGGGCGCGATTGTTTCGGTGAAGGTGAAGCGCTCGCAGGTCTGGCCCGTGCCGCGAAACGTCAGGTGAGCTTCATCCCAGTTGCGCACCGCCTCCGTCTCAGCAGCGGGGATGGCTGTGCGGCATGACCATGCTGCCTGCAGTAACGCGTTGCCGCCGCAGTGGTCGGAGTGCAGATGGGTGTTGACGATCAGATCGAGCGGTCGTTCGCCGAGTGCCGCCTGCACCAGGGCCAGCGTTTGAGTCGCATGAGTCGCGTAACCCGTATCGACGAAGGCGGCGCAGGCATCGTCAACCAGCAGCACGTTGTTCGACGACAACCAGCCGCGCTCGAACACCTGGATCGACGCCGGCAGATTCATGATGGGTTGGACTCCTGAGCGGACTCTGCGGAATCACCCTGCGTGGGTTTCGCCATCACGAGAATCGTCGAGGTGCCGAGCAGCACCGTCTCGCCGCGCTGGTTCACAACCGAGCCGTCGAGTTGCGTCAGGTCGCCGTTCAGGCTCGGCTTCCACCAGGCGTCACGGACGCGCCACGTCATCGTCAACGTGTCCTGCGCATGGACCGCTTTCTTCAGCTTGATATCGAACTCGAGGCCTAGTGGCTGCGCGTACTGCGAAAAATGCGTCGCCAGCATCGCCATGAAATGCGCGGAAGGCTGTGTGCCGGAAGCGATCAGGCCTCCGAAGCGGCTTTGCTCAGCGTAAGCGTCGTCGTGATGCAGCGGGTTCAGATCGTTGACGAGCGTCGCGAACGATTTGACCGAGTCTGGTGACAACGTCAGCGTGCAGCTACAACTCTCCCCGATCGTCACGATGCGCGGCGCCGCATTCATTTCGCAGCCTGCCGGTTTTGCGCCATCCACTGCGCGTGGCGATGGTCGAGCGCGTCCCATACCGCGCTTTTGGTGACATCGTCATAGGTGGACCAGCACGCGATTTCATCGATGGTGCGCAGACATCCTTCGCACCAGCCACTCACTTCGTCCATCCGGCACACGTTGATGCACGGCGACGGCACGGGTGCGACCGCGTCCTGTTGGTCCACGGTGCCCGCCGTCGTCATTCGGCTTCTCGTAGCGCCACGTCGGCGACCGGCGCGCCGGTCAGAGCGACCAGCTCTTGCGGCGAGAGATTGAAGACCGCATGCGGGTGGCCGGCTGCGGCCCAAAGAGTGTCGAGCGTAAGCAGGTCTGCATCGATCAGCGTAACCGGCGGCGTGGCGTGGCCGATCGGGCAGACGCCGCCAATCGCATAGCCGGTCTTTTCGCGCACGAACTTCGCATCGGCGCGTCCAATCTCGCCGACCTGTGCCGCGACCTTTTTCTCATCGACGCGGTTCGCGCCGCTTGCCACCACCAGCACCGGTGCGTCGTCTTCGCGGCGGCGAAACAGGATCGATTTGGCGATCTGCGCGACCTCGCAACCGAGTCCTGCAGCGGCTTCGGCTGAAGTCTTGCCGGTTTCCGGCAGCATCACGATCTGTCCGGTGTGGCCGCGCTCACGCAGCAGCAATGCGACACGGCGTGCCGAATCCGGCAGCGCGTTGAGATCGTCGGCGTGGGGAGGAACGTTGTCGGTCATGAAGCGCTTTCCAGTGGATGAGAGGTCAAACGCAGGAACCTTGTTCGCTGCGTGTTTTGGCGAGCAAGGCTTTGCCAGCGCGCGAGTTGTTCGGCTTGCCGATCGAGGTCGAGATGAAATCGCCGATCGCGACGACCTGAGCGAGATCAATACCGGTCTCGATACCCAGGCCCTGCAGTAAATACAGCACGTCTTCGGTGGCAACGTTACCGGTGGCGCCCTTCGCATACGGGCAACCGCCAAGCCCCGCTACCGATGCGTGAAAAATCTCGATCCCTTCGAGCAGCGCGGCGTAGATGTTGGCGAGTGCCTGGCCGTAGGTGTCGTGGAAATGCCCCGACAGTTGCTCGCGTGGAAACACTTCGGTGACCGCAGCAAAGACTTCGCGCGTGCGTCTGGGCGTGCCCACGCCGATCGTGTCGGCGATATCGATCTCGTCGCAACCGAGCGCCGCAAACCGCTCCACCACGTCGATCACCGACGACACCGGTA
It encodes:
- a CDS encoding Lrp/AsnC family transcriptional regulator — translated: MANRLTTNPPATLDDTDRALLAALAEDARQPVSELARRVGLSAPSTAERLRRLETQGVIERFTVQIDPRALGYTLQAIVRVKPLPGQLHLVEDVIRRIPEFVECDKVTGDDCFVCRLYLHSIEQLDEILSKVTERAETSTAIIKSTPVARRLPPLG
- a CDS encoding NAD(P)H-dependent flavin oxidoreductase, which gives rise to MALPAVLQHLALPVVASPMFIVSYPDLVLAQCKAGIVGSFPALNARPAELLDEWLTQIQASLAEHKAAHPDAVIGPIAVNQIVHQSNVRLEHDVRVCVEHKVPIFITSLRAPAKEIVDAVHSYGGIVLHDVINIRHAQKALEAGVDGLILVAAGAGGHAGTTSPFALVGEVRRIFDGPIVLSGAIANGGSILAAQAMGADLAYMGTRFIATQEAHAVESYKHAIVNSSASDIIYTNLFTGVHGNYIRESIVNAGLDPDALPASDKTAMNFGSDKAKAWKDIWGAGQGVGLMDDVPSVGELVERLKKEYDDAKARLGIAR
- a CDS encoding EAL domain-containing protein is translated as MPLRSPPRSAAPSIEDLIARRDLSAVFQPIVDFDDGAILGYEGLIRGPAGSPLETPFALFALANTEGRVLELERAAALICVRAFAQSACEGKLFLNFSAGALRQLAEAREDTLGLLRQAGVDPERIVIELTEQSAIPDIGQFLSALTSLRTAGAQFALDDYGTANASMNLWVRLRPDVVKIDRFFIHDIASDPLKFEAVRAMQQFASASGAKLVAEGIENEADLIVLRDMGINCGQGYFFGRPNAKPARMVTDDARKAIRAGHIAVFPEATRAVSASPSGGMASAKMMVHAPALPREATNNEVLELFNRLPDLHAVAVVENDEPVALINRRAFMERYALPYHRELFGKRPCLLFANASPVIIEKSMTVEQMAKLLASDDQRYLADGFVITDNGKYAGLGTGENLVRAVTEVRIEAARYANPLTFLPGNIPISSHITRLLGHDAGFYACYVDLNHFKPFNDQYGYWQGDEVLKFAAAVLADVCDPTRDFLGHVGGDDFLILFQSDDWRERVLRAIQLFNEGAQRFYAPEDRLAGGIHGEDRRGNATFFSFVTMAIGCVHIESHVGPTLYSSEEVASVAALAKRRAKQDPGGFVLIGADESDALLQGHTDARHAAFD
- a CDS encoding porin, which translates into the protein MNTNFRRALNTTLKTSVIACLLAGGASSAFAQSSVQLYGQVDEWVGDQKFPDGKGAAEVSGGGMSTSYWGLKGAEDLGNGYKAIFTLEGFFLAQNGAYGRFTGDTFFSRNAYVGIESPYGTVTAGRLTTPLFVSTILFNPFVDSYEFSPMVWHTYLGLGTFPTYNTDQGVAGDSGWNNAVEYSSPNFNGFSANVMYALGNTAGENGAKKWSAQFLYFHGAFAATGVYQYVNFNDAPGDLTSLAQSVGLASMKSQSVAQLGLSYDLKYVKFFGQYMYTYNAQDIGSWHVNTAQGGVTVPAGPGSIMASFAYSRDGSGLDQTRQTAAIGYDYPLSKRTDVYAAYMYDHFTSQTSGQTYGVGIRTKF
- a CDS encoding alpha/beta fold hydrolase; this translates as MPFEDFTPFRVAAGDVDIYGVKGGAGPPLLLLHGHPQTHLIWHRCAAQLAQHFTVIATDLRGYGASAKPASDATHAAYSKRAMAADQVAVMRHFGHERFLVCAHDRGARVAHRMALDHPEAVERLMLLDIAPTLAMYEATDRTFATLYFHWFFLIQPEPLPETLIGANPDVYVERVMGSRHAGLTPFAPEALDAYRSSLRQPGAVHAMCEDYRASATIDLDHDRADIERGHKIGCPLRVLWGEEGVIEKCFEPLAEWRRVARDVSGRALPCGHYIPEEAPAELVPEMLSFFEAVEQ
- a CDS encoding bile acid:sodium symporter family protein; its protein translation is MARPKLLPDNFTLCLVGTVIFASLLPVHGQAAVWFNWLTNFAVGLLFFLHGAKLSREAIVAGATHWRLHIVVLLSTFALFPLLGLALKPLLSPLVTPALYAGVLFLCTLPSTVQSSIAFTSIAKGNVPAAVCSASASSLLGIFITPALVSLVVTNQAAGGTSAWHTVWNIVLQLLVPFVAGQLLRPILGKWIERHRSVTKFVDQGSILLVVYGAFSEAVTEGLWRHTSLGALGGLVLINAVLLALALAVTMFTSKRLGFNRADQITIIFCGSKKSLASGVPMAKVIFASHAVGAAVLPLMLFHQIQLMVCAALAQRWGARDTSAETRAAAEDHPAAAVARR
- a CDS encoding LysR family transcriptional regulator, producing the protein MDTLVSMKVFRHVVEVGSFVGAAERMEMSAAMASKHVMHLEQQLGARLLNRTTRRVAPTEAGREYYERLSQVLTELDEAGQAVGAASIVPQGRLRVSSLSAFGLSHVMSAVADYAAQYPQVTVDMTLSDRVVELIDEGFDVAIRASPHGLKSSSLIARQIATAHLVLCASPEYLRRHGTPKKRADLSRHNYLQYAGVSAPDFVTSNGDGGARVSLSGNLIVNQLEAQRVLVLQGAGIAMLGTEVIGDDLATGRLLPLLVAESLPRELPIHLVYASRRHLSAKVRSFVDFFAARFANEALWPSLEQIKALAVS